Part of the Thermoanaerobaculia bacterium genome, CGTCACGAGACGGGTGGCGTCCTTCGTGACGACGAGGAACCCGGAGCGGTCGCGCGGAAGCGCCTCGAGCGCCGCCCGCCCTTCCTCGGGGGAGGTGAACGACGCCGTTTCGAAGAACGTCTCCGCCTTCCGGAACATCGCGTCGGCGGAGAAATCCGGGAGACCGGAGACGGCGCGCGGAATCGCGAACGCTTCGAGGCCGGGAGAGGCGACGTCGACGATCGCGCACAGCTTGAACGCGGCCGTCGGGAGCTTTTCGGCTTCGGGCATCTTCGAGAACTTGAGAGCGGTCTCGTAGCGGTGATGCCCGTCGGCGATGAGCGACCCGGCCGTCGAGAGGAGACGCTCGAAGCGGACGTGCTCGGACGTGTCCTCGATCCGCCAGACGTCGTGCCGGTTGCCGGCGAGATCGTGGCACGACAGATCGGGCGCGCGGCGCGTCTGGAGCGCGGGATCGAGCGGCGCGCGCGACAGGAGGAACACCATGCCGAAGTCCGCGTGCGAGGCCATCAGGAGGTTCAGCCGGTCCTCCTTCGCCTTCGCGAGCGTCCTCTCGTGCGGGCGAATCGATCCGCCGTCGTACGGCTCGAGACGGACGAGCGCCACGAGGGAGCGCCGGGCTTTCGTCGTCCCGTCGCGTCCCGGAAAGACGACCTGGTGGATCCAGACGGCCGCGGAGCGCTCGTGGTACATCGCGCCGGTCCGGAGCCACTCCTTGAGCTGCCAGTTCGCTTCGGCGTAGACGTCTCCGCCCTCTTCCTTCCGGGCGTCGAAGTGAACGATGTTCTCCGGGGCGCGCGCGTAGAGCTCCTCGCGGATCTTCGGGGTGACCCGGTCGTACGGAGGCGCGACGAGATTGTCGAGACCGCGTTCCTCGATCGTCCCGGGCGAATACCGGAGGGCGCGAAACGGATGAATTTCCATGGCCGGGGATTCTATACGGGCGATCCCGCGCGGGCGTGATTCGCCCGCACCATTTCCGGCTACGTCGTCGCCGCCCGGGGCCGCCGCGACGGCGCGATCGCGAAATCGGAAAAGAGGATGTGATCGTAGAAGTAGTGGATGAGGAGGAAGGACAGGACGACCACGTAGTAGCACTGGTCCTGCGGGAAGCCGATGCCGCGCCACAGGAAGAGATAGACGAGGCCGGCCGCCAGCGTGAACCCGATCATCGCGCCGTAGTAGCGCATCGTCTTCGCCCTTCCCGACAGCTTCCGGACGAATCCGGAGCCGATCTCTCCGCGCTGCGCCTTGCCGTCGAGGATGAACCACGTGAGCGCGAGGTACTGAAGCGAATGCCACGTGTTGAAGCCCTGGAACGAGACGTCGAGGTTGTGGAAGACCGGGACGATGAACGCCATCGAGATCGTGAGCGCCATGAAGAGGAGGCGCGGCCATCCCGCCACGCCCCGGCGGATCTCTCCCGCCGTGCGGACCGCATAGAAGAGGAAGAGCGCTCCGAATCCCGCCGCGAACACGTACGGAAGCTGCTCGAAACGCAGGAATTTCGGGAAGAGGAGCGGCTGCGAGCCGATGATGAACTCGCCCCGCACGAACTTGAACATCGCCATCGTGTAGAGCGCGCCCAGGATCACGGCGGCGTCGAGCAGCCGGTCGAAAGTGGAAACCGCCTGGTATTTCCGGCGGTACGCCTCCGAGATGTACTGCGCCTGGTGGGTGACGTGGACGGACGCCCAGAAGAAGAACGCGGTCAGCAGGACCGGGAAGGCGTAAACGGACCCCAGGATCACGAGCGTCGGGATGAGCACGAGCGGCAGATAGGCGAGCCACCCGAATCGGCGACGGAACCCGGGCTCGAGCGCGGTCCGGAGATACGTCGAGTACATGTGCGGGCCGCCGATCAGGACCGTCACCGAGAGACCGACGATCAGCGAGGCGGTCGCGACCGAGACGCCGAGCCGCTGCAGGAAGCCGTAGCCCACGTAGGGCAGGAAGACCAGAACGGCGGAAAGCGTGAGGAATCCGAGGTCGAAGCCTCGGCTCCGGATCCAGGGACTTTCGACCGGCGCCGACATGCCGGGACCGGACGCCGCAAGGGCCATGCCTGAACTCCCCTCCCCCGTTTTCGATTATAGCGCCCGGATCTTCGCCGGACGGCTCGCGGAAGTCCTCCAAACCCCCGGGAAGCCGCACGGGAGGACCCGCGCGCGCACCCGGTCGAGCTCTCGTCCGCGCCGGCGCGTCAGTGCTAACATTCCCGCACCGATGAAACGCCTTTTCGGGATCCTCGGTCTCGCGATCGCTGTACCCCTGTTCGCCGCCGAGGCGCCGGAGGCGCCGCTCCCGCTCCTCGCGATGCCCGACACGAACCCGCTCGCATGCGGGGCCGACGCTCCGCCGGGTCTCGTCACGCGCGATTTCCCTTCCGGGGTCGAAGTCATGATCCCGGCTTTCGTCGCCGTGCGCGTGAACGCGTCGGGCGCGATCGAAGAGGTCCTGCTGGTCCACGACCCGATTCCGTCGCTCGAGGCCCAGGAGCGGCAGTCCTTCCAGAAGTGGGAATTCCTCCCGCCGAAGAAGGGGGGAACGCCGGTGGCCGGCTGGGCGACGCTCGAGCTCAACCTGAAGGTCGAGTATTCGCGGCCGCAGATCGCGCGCGCGACCGTCGTTCCCGTCGGCCCCCAGGACGCCGTTCCGGCCGCGCGCGGCGAACGCTGGGACGAATCGTGGCTGACGACGGCTCCCGCGCTCGCGGATCTCAAGGGAGCCGAATCGGCCGAGGCGCTCGACCAGCCGGCCCTCCCCAAGCGCACGAAGTGGTACGCCGACCGGTACAAGGGTCCTCTCGCGGTCAAGCTGTGGATCGAGATCGGCGAGAGCGGCCGCGCCACGCGCCTGGCGCCCGTCGACGTGAAGGACGCCGCGCTCCTGCCGTACCTCGAGAAAGCGATCTCCCGCTGGACGTTCACGCCCGCCCGCAAGGAAGGGAAGGCGATCACCTGCTGGGCCGTCCTCGAGCTCGGCGGGACGATCAGCTACGACGTGTCACTCGTTCGCGCCGCCTCGATCAAGAAATCCGTCGGCCCGTAGCCGGCGGCGAGGCGCGCCCCGTCGCGAGTCACGGGTCGCGAGTCGAAAGTCGGGGACGTGCCGCCGGCGCCGCCCCTACGCCTTTCAAACCACCGAGGTCGCTGTCGGCTCCTCAGCAAGCGACCAACGCTCAAACCGGGAGATCGCTCCGCTTCCGCCTTCGAGTTAGGCTACGCCGCGGCAGATCGCTCGCGACGACGGAAGCCGGTCGCTCGATGTATCGCGAGCCGGATATCTTCTACTTGGCCTCCAGCCAGTTGCGACCCACGCCCACATCCACCTTCAACGGCACCGCCAGCGTCGCCGCGCTCTCCATCCCCGCGACGATCCGCGCGCGCGCGTCGTCGAGCTCGTCGTCCGGGACCTCGAAGAGGAGCTCGTCGTGGACCTGGAGGAGCATCCGGGTCCGCATCTTCGCCTCGCGGAGCGTGCGGTCGACCGCGATCATGGCGAGCTTGACGATGTCCGCCGCGGACCCCTGGAACGGGGCGTTCTGCGCCATCCGCTCGGCGTTGGCGCGCACCATCCCGTTGCTCGACCGGATTTCCGGGATCGGGCGCTCGCGGCCGAAGATCGTCGTGACGAGGCCCTCGCGCCGCGCCCCCTCGACGACGGACTCGAGGGTCGCGCGCACGCCGGGGAACTGCGCGAAGTACGCTTCGATGAACAGCTTGGCCTCCCCCGTCGGGACGCCGAGATCCTTGGCGAGCGAAA contains:
- a CDS encoding DUF1015 domain-containing protein → MEIHPFRALRYSPGTIEERGLDNLVAPPYDRVTPKIREELYARAPENIVHFDARKEEGGDVYAEANWQLKEWLRTGAMYHERSAAVWIHQVVFPGRDGTTKARRSLVALVRLEPYDGGSIRPHERTLAKAKEDRLNLLMASHADFGMVFLLSRAPLDPALQTRRAPDLSCHDLAGNRHDVWRIEDTSEHVRFERLLSTAGSLIADGHHRYETALKFSKMPEAEKLPTAAFKLCAIVDVASPGLEAFAIPRAVSGLPDFSADAMFRKAETFFETASFTSPEEGRAALEALPRDRSGFLVVTKDATRLVTLRPDAPVAWPAEKSAAWRKLDVSTLEIAFLRGVLGIEPAQIERGEHVSFPKDEDAAVELARSGGAQMAILLRPTPIDAVQDVVAQGEVLPQKSTLFEPKMISGLFGVSLEDPIT